A genome region from Mesorhizobium sp. B2-1-8 includes the following:
- a CDS encoding peroxidase-related enzyme — protein MTGKITALDLASGELSEPTKAYFVKCEEKLGLVPNVLRAYAFDDKKLRAFTDMYNDLMLGESGLSKLEREMIAVTVSSINHCYYCLTAHGAAVRQLSGDPLLGEMMVMNFRAADLSPRQTAMLEFAVKLTEAPARIVEADRAALRQAGFSDRDIWDIASTAAFFNMSNRVAAAIDMRPNDEYHAMAR, from the coding sequence ATGACCGGCAAAATCACCGCGCTTGACCTGGCCTCGGGAGAGCTGAGCGAGCCGACAAAAGCCTATTTCGTCAAATGCGAGGAAAAGCTCGGCCTCGTGCCCAACGTGCTCAGGGCCTATGCCTTCGACGACAAGAAGCTGCGCGCCTTCACCGACATGTACAATGATTTGATGCTGGGCGAATCCGGCCTGTCGAAGCTGGAACGGGAGATGATCGCGGTCACCGTCTCCTCCATCAACCACTGCTATTATTGCCTGACCGCGCATGGCGCGGCGGTGCGCCAGCTCTCGGGCGATCCCTTGCTCGGCGAGATGATGGTGATGAATTTCCGCGCCGCCGATCTTTCGCCCAGGCAAACGGCGATGCTCGAATTCGCCGTCAAGCTGACCGAAGCGCCGGCCAGGATCGTCGAGGCCGATCGTGCGGCCCTGCGCCAGGCCGGATTCAGCGACCGCGACATCTGGGACATCGCCTCGACAGCGGCCTTCTTCAACATGTCGAACCGCGTCGCGGCCGCGATCGACATGCGGCCGAACGACGAATACCACGCCATGGCGCGATAG